GTCTCAAAAAAATTTTGGACcctgttcaaaaaatattaatgatattatttaaaatatagtgaaatagttttagaaattaataattctatttatatatgtttaacatttttttataaattataaactctaaattagtcaataatatatctaaattttagagtttcataccacaatttatatatatattgttgaaaaattcttatttttttttgtttttatacttGGACCCTGTTCGACTGTTCCACTTGCACATGCTATTAGACGGCCCTGAGCAACCATAGAACATATATCTACAACGTATCATAATCAAGCTCAGCCTAGTTAGGGCTTTGCTAACTTTGACGTTTACATACTTGTTTGCCCAATAGTTTGCTACATGTGTTAGCAATATAGACAtatagttttagcaaaaaaaaaatagacataTAGTTATTACTTATTAGTCGGTGATTAATCAATATAGTCGGCTAAACCGGTTTGTTTATGATTTTGTCCACACTTCCATAAATTTCTAATGCAGGGCATGTTTTTCTCTGTCGATTgaataattttggttttatcGACATCTCCGCCACATGTGGTTaacctttctttttctttttgccaaTTTTGTTTTCCTAAGGTtaataattgctttgatttctCATTAAAACACTCGATACTAAAAGAGAATAATGTAGTAGAGCTGTAGACGTGCTATCATATAGACGTGTTGAGAAAGGTCAAAACGAGTAGATATTCGTTGAAAGCGTAACCTTTAAGTTTTGAAGTACGGTTATCTTGTTATTTATATCGTTTAAAGCAAAGTTTACCTAGTTAACGTAACCACTCCCACCGTATATTTTTCTGTCTAACAATCCGCTgcaattttcaaatatattctGTGTATATATGCGCCACAGTTTGCAGATGCAATATATATTAACaccttttattaattaaaaggttacttttttttttttgtcatcatacATACATATtcatatagactctgcacaccaaactggtagctctgcatccatgtggactacaaaagacgattgttgtctggcactacGTGCTAAACGGTTCGCCTTTGAATTTGCCGtccgtggtacatgaatgagaTTTGAGCTATGAAAACTGGCTTGTAAACTCttaatatcctccagataacttgcaaacgctgtgtaactttttaatatatagtttgaaTATCATCTATTAAAAACGGTCATgtgtaattttttcttaaatgaaccatccttaaaataatattaatttaaatatatcatttgttttatttctcaTCATTAATAGAAAATTATTGTCTACTAGTCTAAATAATATGTGGTAAACAATTATAAACATATGAACTAAgtataaacaattatatatgtttaaaaacaGTTACATGTATTTACCATATCCTAAATTTAGAAACGATTTACCATATTCCTATAAAATTTCTCAAATATCAAACCAGTTTATATTCTTTCTTTCTAATACTTTCATAAACTATACATTATAAAATCCAGAAAAAATCATATTCGGTACACATGATATGATAAATATACCCAATATCATCTAAGTTTACTTCTATTTATACACATGACAATTATAAATCATTtgacttgtatatatatacattatgaCTATATTTACTCAAAATACTTATTTGCTCCATATATTTGTACTACATTGTATACATGTCCAAATTAAGAACTTGATAGAAAATCAAACCAAgccaattaaataaataaatcaaatattcaAGTAGACAATACCAAGCTTTAAAAAACTGGTCATGTTAcactaatattttgaaaacagaACGATTTACAAATATCACACAATACTTTTATgaacattttaaaaatcatgatctctcatttaaaacatatataaatttgatactATTAACATATTCAACTAAATTTAccatgataaaaatatattccataaagaaatattaattaacaaataaaaagatcatTATCTTAACATACCATAAAGTCTTCATTTTGTTTCCactttttaattgaaaaaaaaatctaaatacacAAAATCAATTTAGATTTTCCATAACAATTCTAAATCTTTTATCCTTCACTTAAAATTCCCCATGAAACAAAAGAACATTTCATCAACAATAAACCATAAAATCCTCATTTTTccatgtttttattataaagtgaataaattcaaaaaaaaagatcaatttAGTTTTCCATAACAACTCCAAACTTTTTATATCTTTACTTAAATATACGAATTGATTTAGGATTGCATAATTACCATAACCAAAATGTTATCACGATTTTGGAAATGAATGATGTTCATTTTCTAACATCATAGAGAATTGATTAAAGTACCACTTTCTTAATACACATTTTCATCTTTATGTTAACCACATTTACTTTTGTTTCTAAAGAATTAAATAGACATTTATAAACTTAAgtttaactaatctaaacttaggtatttatttttatttttaaataagtaaatagACACTtataatcataaaccataaagTTAACAAATCTAAACTTAGAATTTAGATTTGAGGGATAGAGTTTTGAAATGTGAGGTTTagaattttgataaatatataaataaaattttaaaataatataaaattaaaatagtttcaaacataattttaaaattttggagaaaatttgaaaaaattgttttcgcaaatccaaaatttttatagaaaattcgAATTTGAAAAGGTGTAAtttaaaaactagaaaaatttattatttttatttaaataattatttatatttttattaagtaagGATATAAATATCGTTTGCCTCTCTAGTGAAATGAAACCTCGTATTTaggtatttttaaaattgtctatataaaaaataaacataaataatactTAATAGTACCAAATGAAATGTAAAAGTGAAATTTTCCCTACTTTAAGTCATACATTGGTTCTTTGACCATTCTAGcaccaaaatatattaattgttattaTGTTTGATATTCAATAGCTCgattaatatatatctttttcatTTATCATATCTATAAATACTTTAATACTGTTTAAAATTAGTATGTTTCaatattgtaaaattttcataaatattatctaaaataaatacaaaataatttaaatcaatGAATCTTTCCATATATTAAATCGTctaataatcaaaaacaaattgattcattaaataaataataaaagttataCACAAATGGTTTGAAATAattagataataaatatttaaattatatcattattttgtctgaaaaagttatattaatatttttaaatatctagTTACTTATCATTGTGATATTGAAGTTTAGTTATTCCATTTTAAAGTATGACACATGTCGTAAATAAACACCAACCGTGTTGAGTTTTCGACCTCTACatccaaattattaaaaaaaataaaaatcaaaaaagagccaataacaattaatttaattattaaatttatgtgtatatattcATCCAGCTAGATCGCTTCGGAGCCTCAGAAAAGAAAGACACGAACAGAGACAACGCTCTCTCATCTGCGAATCGTAATCCTTGTTATCGTCTTCCTCATCGTTCTCCGTCACGATTTATTTCTTCTAACTTTTGTTCGGTAAAATCTTTACTTCGTTTAACCACAAATGTTCCTTCCATTACTGTTTTACTTGAATCTATAataaagttttttcttttcgCAAACGGAtcctaccttttttttttgctaaaagttCTTAACCTTTTCTGCGTTTTTAGCAATAGATCCCAcgaaagtttcttttttttttttaattgatactTGGATTCGcggaattttattatttagggTATAAGTTTGTTTCCATTCACTTTATTCTCTTGTTCTACAAGCGATGCTGGATTTTTCtcgttttttttaatattttccttTGTAAATGAGAAGAGAATTGAAGAACCCTAAATCTGATTTCTCGATGGAACACGTGGTATTGATGATTCAGAATCTCCCTATGGTAAAGTTAGAATATTTAGTTCTGCAAGTAGAGTATGTATGCTGTGGTGGATTCTCATTTATGTGTATGTGATGGTGATTGATTTGCAAAGCTGTATCTATTTTTAAGTTCCTGAGCTGTTCTTGTTTATTGGTTTCAGATATCTTCAGAAAGGTGATTACTTTTAGGGATTAGTATCCTCTGTGTGTTGCATTATCAGGATCTTTCCTATTAGGGTTCATATCTATAGCTTGGTCTTCTTAAATTGTGACAACGTTAAGTTTAGCTTACTGCGTGTGATGGACTCTGTCTCTTCCTGAACCTTTGTTGTCTGATTGAAAACTGAAGTTCCAGATTTTGTGTTCTTTGGATTAGGAGTGGGTTCTAATTATCTGATTACTTAATCTTCAGGTTTTCATCGTACTCTGGGCAAGATGCATCTCAAGGCCCCTGAACATCAGGTTGCAGGACACATTGCTAAAGACGGGAAGCCTGGTCCTCTAGTCGACGACAAGGGCCGGTTCTTCAAGCCACTCCAGGGGGATTCTCGTGGTGAAATCGAGGTCAAGTTCTACGAATCTTTCTCCTCAAACACAGAGGTCCCTGCTCACATCCGTAGATACTTCCCAGTGTATCACGGCACTCAAGCTGTTGAAAGCTCTGATGGAGCAGCCATGATTGTGCTGGAGAATCTCCTTTCGAAGTACTCTAAGCCATCGGTGATGGATGTCAAGATGGGTTCGAGAACATGGTACCCTGAAGCATCCGAAGAATACATCCAAAAATGCTTGAGGAAAGACGCTAGGAGCACCACCGTGTCCTCTGGTTTCAGGATCTCTGGCTTCGAGGTGTACGACCACAAGGAACTGAGTTTCTGGAAGCCCGACAGGAAGCTTCTGAACGGGATCAAAGTCGACGGCGTGAGACTGGCTCTTCGGAAGTTCGTATCTTCCAACACACTCTCTGACACCAGCTCGAAACCCGACTCTGCTTTTGCGTCTAGCGTTTACGGCGGTTCCAACGGGATCTTGACGCAGCTGTTGGAGCTCAAGACGTGGTTCGAGAACCAGACGTTCTACCATTTCAACTCGTGTTCGATTCTGATAATCTACGAGAACGAGTCCATACAAGATGGTGATGCTCGAGCACAAGTCAAGCTGGTGGATTTCGCTCATGTTCATGATGGTAATGGCGTCATCGACCATAACTTCTTGGGTGGGCTCTGTTCTTTCATCAACTTCGTTCGTGATATTCTTCAGAGCTCAGATGATCAGTCTACACAAGACTGAAGAGTATTTACATATACATGGCACCACTGAAGGAGCAttagatttaaagtttttttttatattacttttGGGTTGGCTGATTCATTTTTGTGGATTTATACCATGTCTCCCTCGAATATTCTTGGTTATCTAAAGAGTATACATACATTCGTACTACTCTTTTGTCTTCTCTTCATATATGCTAAGTTTTCAGCTTTTGGACTATGCCattctttgataaaaaaaaaggactATGCCATTCATTGCGAGTTGTGAAAAATAATACCACAGAAAAAAATTTAAGGGCCAGAATCGAATATTCCTAGAAGTATAGGGACTGAAATGAAAATCGGGCGtcattcatttaaattttaaacaactctGCTCTGCTTTCTCACTTTTCAAATTCCCATCTCGCGCGAATCGTTAGgtggaggaagaagacgaggaTTGACTGAGAAATGGTGCTAGTATGCTTCGTCTTGGATCTGCGTAACATCTCTCCGTCTCTGATCGGAGATCTAAAGCAGGTCTCTCTCTAATCGCTACGATTTCTTTCCACCGTCAGTAGAATTTTCTGTTCGTTGATCGAATTTGATTCTCGTATTAGCGTATTGTATGAAGCTCGAAATCGATTGTTGCTTCAATcgaatttgatattttctgcTGCGAATTTTTGTAGTCGTTTCTGAATCTCGCCAATCTACACGCTATTTCGTCGTCTCCGGTAGATGCTGATCGGATTGGTTTGTGTTATATCCTGAAGGATCGGATTTCTGGAAGCGATCAGGTTAAAACTCATCTATCGTTGCTTCCTTTCTAATTTTTTCGGtgattgtgtgtgtgtgtggtttGTTTACGTTTTTGATGGATCTAGCAGTTCAAATTTGCGTACACTCCCAGTGGGAACTTCTGTCTACGTGACTTCCATCACGCTGTAAACAGCTTGCCTATGGATGCGTTTCTACCGGAGATAGATGAATCGGGAGCCGTATCTTGCGGAGGTGTGTCTCTTAAGCTATCGAGTGTTCTGTGTGATCGAGCTATGTACTCATGGGGAGGTAGAGACATCATGAGGAAAGTTATCGTTCTGAGTTCATGCTTCCCTAAAGATATGGATTCTGAAGCGAGGAACACTCTTATGGTCAGCCAAATACTGTATTTGTTAGTGCTTTATCTAGCTTGTTTTCTCAGttgtaagtcttttttttttttggcttcaGGCTGCAGCAGATAAATGTGTGTCGGTTGAGTTTCTTTTGCTTGATAAGAGAGCAAGTCATTTGAGCTATACGCAGGAGAAGACTAATAGATTCCTCAGATGTCTCTCGGATCTTGACAATTGTTCATTTCAGACCTGCATCCCAGGTAGGTTCCAAATAACAAACAGTGACTAAAGTTTATCAGATTTTGTTGTCTTGCTGTTTGTAGTAGTTTTTCTTTGCCTCCCATAAGATTTTCAGGCTAGCTTAATCATTTAAATCTGGTATCTGTAATGAGGCAACGCAAGGATAGATCCTCAACATTTCCGGAGATAGGATACTGATCCATTTTGTGAAATTTCAGATGGAAAATCACTTCGTGGCCTTGAAAATAAATGGCTTCAGGATATAAAGGATGACACTGGAGAATCACTGCAGGTCCAATTTATCTTCAAACGCAACCTTGTTGGCTCAGTGAACAAGATCTTCTGCAATCTCAGTGCAGCCACAAATCAGATTGTCGACGGATTTAAACCTTGTCAAGTACTGAGCCATTACCctaaatttgaatattttatctCTCAATAAGCTTGCACTTTGCGTTCTTAGGCGGATATTGGATATGTTCATATTGTATCACGTCAGCTTAATGCTTTGTCCACAACTTGTTTTCATCCTCTTTGTTGCTTTTGACAGACATGCAGGTGTCACGGAATCCCAGTGCGAGATTCAGTGGAAGTCACAACAGAGAAGCTGCAATGCTCTGTAACGAATCATGATCTTGGGAAGTATGATATTATTGAAAGTTCTGTGAAAGTTGGTGAGAGAACTGTTCTGTTTTTGCCTTCAATACATAGCCTCCCGAAACTTCATCCAATTTCTTCCAAGATCGATTTCACTATCATTGAGAGGACTAATCTAACTTCTATCAATGAAGGTAATGGTTTTTAGCTACTCGAAGTGATATTCTTTCCAGTTCGGTCTCATATTTTGACTTTGTTTCATTACTCCAAAATAGAAAACTTGATTCAAGTATACTTTGACGTAGGCATAATTATTGGGAGGCCTTACATTGTGAGCCCTTCAACTTGTCATGAAACGGAAGATTCTTCAGAAGAAATGGATCAACAAGATCTGAACACTCAGAGTAAGCAGACTGTTTCCCTACAGAAACCCACATTGCAGTATTGCTTCATAGCTTTCCTAAGCAGCTAGAAATGCAGTTTTTCAGGGACTATGTGGTGCACTATATTCAATGGACCAAGGATTGGTTTGTTCTTCAGACTGTAATCTAGACACCAGGAAAGTCGTGGAGTTTCATTGTTATTACATTCTTCAACCGTCTGAAAACGGTCCAATGCTTCTGAGGGTAAAAATTCATTACCTTCACTCTCTTCCTTGACAAATAACAGTAGCATCCTGAATAGTATTCTCCTCATGATATAGCAAAGTTGTTATGACTTGAATTTGTTTAGTTTcttagtttaacaaaaaaaatctgtttGCAGAGATTGGCAGGGTCAGAGGAAGTCCTTCCTATTTCTACCAGTGTCAATCAGTTTGCTGAATCCTCTATTCCTAGAGAAATCGAGATTTCTGTCAAAGGCGCTTTGTTAGAGGTCGCTTTCATTACAGTCTGTTGATAGTCATAGATAGTTGTATTTAGTCCTCtaactttcttttctttattttgttctACTTGAGCAGATTGAATCAATAGACTACAATCCTCTGACACACAACAGAGGCTTCCACCAAACATTGAACCTCATTGTGAAAGAAAGTCTTCAATTTGGGTGATTGTTCTCTTCCTTTATTCTCATCTTCAGTGCTAACCTCCATGAAAATCTGTTACAACTCTCTTAAGTTTTGTTGTTTGTGGCAGTTCACTACATTCACACTTGGACGACGCAACATGCGAAGTGAGCTCAGTTGTTTCAGATCCTGCAGTTCCGATGGCACAGACATTCCCATGCATAATAAATCCACCCATAGAAGAAGAAACACGTCAGGAAATCCAGATAACtgatgaagaagacgaagcAACAGCTTCCATTACTAAAGAATGGGAACAAATAGTAGTCACTGAGTCTCGCATTAAGTCTCCTTCTCCGGTTTTGACTACGCCCAAACCAAATACAAACTGTCCGTTTCTGTCACCTAACAACAAGCAGGCCGATATGAAAACGTCCATGATATTGGAAAGACTTGAAGCTCCGAGAAAGATGAGAGGGAAAGTTGGATCACCAAGCGTAGCAGTCACAAGTAGCCAAACCTCACCGGATGTCTCAGTCTTGTCTCAGAAGAAGCCTCTGATTCCTTTTCAGACAAGTCAGGTTTCAAACCACCAGACTATTTCATCAAGCCAGCTCATGAAACCTAGCTTCCAAAGGCTGAAACGAAAACATAAGTGAGCTTTAATGGTACGACGCTTCTCTTCCTCTGTATATCTTGAGAATCCAGTACAGATGGTTGTGA
The sequence above is drawn from the Raphanus sativus cultivar WK10039 chromosome 7, ASM80110v3, whole genome shotgun sequence genome and encodes:
- the LOC108818385 gene encoding inositol polyphosphate multikinase alpha: MHLKAPEHQVAGHIAKDGKPGPLVDDKGRFFKPLQGDSRGEIEVKFYESFSSNTEVPAHIRRYFPVYHGTQAVESSDGAAMIVLENLLSKYSKPSVMDVKMGSRTWYPEASEEYIQKCLRKDARSTTVSSGFRISGFEVYDHKELSFWKPDRKLLNGIKVDGVRLALRKFVSSNTLSDTSSKPDSAFASSVYGGSNGILTQLLELKTWFENQTFYHFNSCSILIIYENESIQDGDARAQVKLVDFAHVHDGNGVIDHNFLGGLCSFINFVRDILQSSDDQSTQD
- the LOC108814860 gene encoding uncharacterized protein LOC108814860 encodes the protein MVLVCFVLDLRNISPSLIGDLKQSFLNLANLHAISSSPVDADRIGLCYILKDRISGSDQFKFAYTPSGNFCLRDFHHAVNSLPMDAFLPEIDESGAVSCGGVSLKLSSVLCDRAMYSWGGRDIMRKVIVLSSCFPKDMDSEARNTLMAAADKCVSVEFLLLDKRASHLSYTQEKTNRFLRCLSDLDNCSFQTCIPDGKSLRGLENKWLQDIKDDTGESLQVQFIFKRNLVGSVNKIFCNLSAATNQIVDGFKPCQTCRCHGIPVRDSVEVTTEKLQCSVTNHDLGKYDIIESSVKVGERTVLFLPSIHSLPKLHPISSKIDFTIIERTNLTSINEGIIIGRPYIVSPSTCHETEDSSEEMDQQDLNTQIFQGLCGALYSMDQGLVCSSDCNLDTRKVVEFHCYYILQPSENGPMLLRRLAGSEEVLPISTSVNQFAESSIPREIEISVKGALLEIESIDYNPLTHNRGFHQTLNLIVKESLQFGSLHSHLDDATCEVSSVVSDPAVPMAQTFPCIINPPIEEETRQEIQITDEEDEATASITKEWEQIVVTESRIKSPSPVLTTPKPNTNCPFLSPNNKQADMKTSMILERLEAPRKMRGKVGSPSVAVTSSQTSPDVSVLSQKKPLIPFQTSQVSNHQTISSSQLMKPSFQRLKRKHK